One stretch of Thermanaerosceptrum fracticalcis DNA includes these proteins:
- the trpE gene encoding anthranilate synthase component I, with the protein MYPCCVEEFIKLAQKGNIVPVYEEYSAALETPLSVFMKMRRGPYGFLLESVERGQSLGRYSFIGSEPYLLFSAKDGKVTIQENGRIIDFASSDPLLELEKIFKRYHHVKVPGLPGFTGGAVGYLGYDMVRYFEKLPPKKEEDTGFPDCMFMFTDTLVIFDHVRQTIQVVVNVRVTDNPHHDYREAVRKIKFVSARLNDPLPLCQLSNTARPQKNLNYSYNLTSEQFQEMVNEAKSYIKKGDIFQVVLSQRINIQLETEPLKIYRMLRSLNPSPYMFYLHLDDIRFVGSSPELLVKVEKEKVEVRPIAGTRPRGKDEFTEHQLEKELLADEKEKAEHLMLVDLGRNDLGRVSRYGSVKVENFMEVEKYSHVMHLVSRVKGTLLPGCNCFDALRACFPAGTVSGAPKIRAMEIIDTLEPTPRGPYAGAVGYISYGGDMDTCITIRTLVVKQDTGYIQAGAGIVADSDPLKEYQETQNKARALLRAVEMAERGEAYVAGHR; encoded by the coding sequence ATGTATCCGTGCTGTGTAGAAGAATTTATCAAACTAGCTCAAAAAGGAAATATTGTTCCAGTTTATGAGGAATATTCGGCAGCCCTGGAGACACCCTTATCCGTCTTCATGAAAATGAGAAGAGGCCCTTATGGGTTTTTGCTGGAAAGTGTAGAGAGGGGGCAAAGCCTGGGACGCTACTCCTTCATAGGTTCGGAGCCTTACCTGCTTTTTAGCGCTAAGGATGGGAAAGTGACCATTCAGGAAAATGGGAGGATAATTGACTTTGCCTCTTCAGATCCTTTGCTGGAATTAGAAAAGATTTTTAAAAGGTATCACCACGTAAAAGTTCCGGGTCTTCCAGGTTTTACGGGAGGAGCGGTAGGATATTTGGGTTATGACATGGTTCGTTATTTTGAAAAGCTGCCTCCCAAAAAAGAAGAGGATACGGGTTTCCCGGACTGCATGTTTATGTTTACCGATACCTTGGTAATCTTCGATCATGTCCGGCAGACCATACAGGTTGTGGTAAACGTCAGGGTGACAGATAATCCGCATCATGATTATCGGGAAGCCGTAAGAAAAATTAAGTTTGTTAGCGCCAGGCTAAACGATCCCTTGCCTTTGTGTCAACTAAGTAACACGGCTAGACCTCAAAAAAATCTAAATTATAGTTATAATCTTACTTCAGAGCAATTCCAGGAGATGGTCAATGAGGCCAAAAGCTACATTAAGAAGGGAGATATTTTTCAGGTAGTTTTATCCCAGCGTATCAACATCCAACTGGAGACGGAGCCCCTGAAAATTTACCGGATGTTACGTTCCCTAAATCCTTCTCCCTACATGTTTTATTTACATCTGGACGATATTCGCTTTGTAGGTTCTTCACCGGAACTGCTGGTTAAGGTGGAAAAGGAAAAAGTTGAGGTTAGACCCATTGCCGGAACCCGGCCCCGGGGTAAAGATGAGTTTACTGAACACCAGTTGGAAAAAGAGTTGTTAGCCGATGAGAAAGAAAAAGCAGAACATCTCATGCTGGTAGACTTAGGGCGTAATGATTTGGGCAGGGTATCCAGGTATGGTTCTGTAAAAGTAGAAAATTTTATGGAAGTTGAAAAGTATTCCCATGTCATGCACCTGGTTTCCAGAGTAAAAGGGACGCTATTACCCGGTTGTAACTGCTTTGATGCTTTGAGGGCCTGTTTTCCCGCAGGTACAGTATCAGGAGCCCCTAAAATCCGGGCTATGGAGATTATTGACACACTGGAACCCACGCCCAGGGGACCCTATGCCGGGGCTGTAGGGTATATCAGTTATGGGGGAGATATGGATACATGTATCACCATTCGTACTCTCGTTGTAAAGCAGGACACAGGTTATATCCAGGCCGGAGCGGGGATTGTGGCCGATTCGGATCCCTTGAAAGAATACCAGGAAACCCAAAATAAAGCCAGGGCCCTTTTAAGGGCGGTGGAAATGGCAGAAAGGGGGGAAGCCTATGTTGCTGGTCATCGATAA
- the darG gene encoding macro domain-containing protein — protein sequence MVIEYKRGNLLEDEAEALVNTVNCVGVMGKGIALQFKQAFPQNFLEYQKACRKEEVQPGKMLIHDTGNLFKHKYIINFPTKRHWRGKAFLKDIELGLHELVKEVKRLGIRSIAIPPLGCGNGGLDWEVVKPKIEAAFAQLPEVCVHLYVPAGSPDNEAMKVNTKRPRMTRARALFIALMEKYTVPGYRLSLLEIQKLAYFLQAVGEPLRLNFVKGKYGPYAENLNFVLQNLEGHYIRGYGDRSRNAQIRLLPKAYQEAEEFLQAEPESRKRLENVEKIIFGFETPYGLELLSTVHWVANENQGKCTDLQTIFLSIQEWNERKRELFKYEHVQKAWEHLKKFDVLFDRKAENCEL from the coding sequence ATGGTGATCGAGTATAAAAGAGGCAACTTGCTTGAAGATGAAGCAGAGGCGCTAGTGAATACCGTCAATTGTGTTGGCGTAATGGGGAAAGGGATTGCGCTTCAGTTCAAGCAAGCGTTTCCCCAGAATTTTCTTGAATATCAGAAGGCATGCCGCAAGGAAGAAGTGCAGCCTGGCAAAATGCTTATACATGATACAGGAAATTTATTCAAACACAAATATATTATCAATTTTCCGACTAAGCGGCATTGGCGGGGGAAGGCTTTTTTGAAAGACATTGAACTGGGATTGCATGAACTGGTTAAAGAGGTCAAGCGGTTAGGAATTAGGTCTATTGCCATTCCCCCCTTAGGGTGCGGAAACGGCGGCCTGGATTGGGAAGTTGTGAAGCCAAAGATTGAAGCGGCTTTTGCTCAGTTGCCAGAGGTGTGTGTGCATTTGTATGTACCTGCTGGAAGTCCTGACAACGAAGCAATGAAGGTCAATACGAAACGGCCTAGGATGACTAGGGCGAGGGCTTTGTTCATCGCACTAATGGAAAAATATACAGTGCCTGGATACAGGCTCTCTTTGCTCGAAATTCAGAAACTTGCTTATTTTCTCCAAGCGGTTGGCGAACCATTGCGTTTGAATTTTGTCAAAGGGAAATATGGACCTTACGCGGAAAACCTAAATTTTGTCCTTCAGAATTTGGAAGGGCATTATATCCGTGGTTATGGGGATCGCAGTAGGAATGCTCAGATCAGGTTATTGCCTAAAGCCTATCAAGAGGCAGAAGAGTTTTTGCAGGCGGAGCCAGAAAGCAGAAAAAGGCTTGAGAATGTAGAAAAAATCATTTTTGGCTTTGAAACACCTTACGGTTTAGAATTGCTTTCTACCGTGCATTGGGTTGCAAACGAAAATCAGGGAAAATGCACCGATTTACAGACGATTTTTCTAAGTATTCAGGAGTGGAATGAACGAAAACGTGAATTATTCAAGTATGAGCATGTGCAAAAAGCCTGGGAACACCTCAAAAAGTTTGATGTGCTTTTTGATAGAAAGGCCGAAAACTGTGAACTCTAA